A region of the Candidatus Uhrbacteria bacterium genome:
GCTTTTAAGGCTTTGATGGTGTCGTTTAGTTCATCTTCCAACTTTTCACCAAGCGAGATTTCATCAGCGAGAGTGGTGACTTCCGAGGCATTGTCGTCATCGGAGTTGCCGCCAGATTCCGGGAAATCAGGGGTTTTTGGATTTTTTGAGTCTGGATGAAAACCCATTTCTTTTAAGTCTTGCTCAAGACGAGTCTTGGCCTCCATCAGCTGTGTTTTGATCTCCTCGAGAGTCGCGGCATTCATATGGGAACAGTCTAGCAAAAATAGAGAAAAACGTAAAGAAAAAGGCACTTTTATGAAACTTTATTAATAATCGTCAATTATTTTAGGAATTTTAAAAGGACCGCAGTGGCACCCTTAATGCATAAGCAATGTGGTGATGCGGTCCTTGGACCGTGATTCGCAGGTCGTTCCCGCGGCGTAAGGAGCTCGGAGAGCTCAACTTATTTGTCGCAGCAAGTCTGACACAGCATGTGGATCTCGGTCCGGAGACTACTCCCTCTACCTGGTCCTGGCAGAGCCCTAGATGCACCGAAGTGCAAAAAATTAAGGTTGCCGATAAAGGACATTTGATTTGGTTTTTGATTTCCATGAGCCACGAAGTGGCCGATGGACCAAGTGGAGGAATGGAATCGACATTCGTACGAGACGAAGGTCGGTCCTGAGGGTAGTTTGAAGGTGCGAGGTTTTAACTGACGCTGATGGGAGTGGTTACCCTGGTGATCATCCGCATTTGGCGGAATCCGTAAAAAGAAAGAGCGAAACCGGATCGCGACGAGGCGTTTAGCCTGGATGTGACGTTCCGGTAAAAGAACGGGAAAGAGAAGGTGCGAGACTCGCGGTGAGTCACTACTAGTATACCACAAAGGCGGAATAATTCTTGTGCTGGGGAAGAAATGTAAAATTTCTTATAAAAATGCAGCTTTTTTTGCTTGAATCGGGTTTGATTTTGGATGGGGATTTATCCTTCAAACTGTGTATTGCTTGTGGATAACCTATTATTCGAAGCAAATTGCGAGGCGGCCGTTCTGGGAGAAGGCTTGAAGACTCGGTAGAGAGATTCCGAGCATGTCGTGCAAGGCGTTTTTAGAGAGTCGGAGCCATGGATAGCCCATGCTGCAGGGCGCAACATTGCTTTGATCCAAGGTGGTGCTCGCGTTGGATACGAGAATGAACCGCGGAGAAAGATCGATCCATTGGCCGCGGTCATTTTGTCTGCGTCCAAACAGATCGGTGCTGGTTGAGGCGGTTGGGAGGAGGCGTTCGTAGGAGACGGTTCCGTCAGGGAGGGTGAGGGCGCGGCGTTCTGTTACGCCCATGAGTCCGAGGACGCGAGCGGCGAGCTCTTGATCGAGAGGATCGCTGAAGCCGATGTATCGACCTTCGATGAGACGGTCTTTATCAAGCCAGACGGCATAGCGTTCAATAGGCGGGAGGGGTTTCCATTGGCTGCGGTCGGGTAAATTGGCGGCATCAAGAAAAAGATCGCCGGGGAGCGTGTCCCAAGCAACTCGTCCGAGAGATAGGGCGATGTCACCGGCGGGTAGCGGCGTTGTTTGCGGGGGAAGGGTAAGATCGCTATCGAAACCACGTCCATTCCAGCGGAAAAGGATTTTGGTCGAGGTTGAGGCGACTTCCAAGCCGAGCCATTTCTCGATAGCTGAGCTCTCTACTTCCATGACTGGCTGCTTGGCGAGACCGCGCCAGGAGAGGGCGCTTGAGTAGCGGAAGGTCTTGGTTTCATTTCCGATTTCTCCATTTCTTGCGACGAGTCCGGCTGTGTATCGTTGATTGCTTTTACGATCGAGCCAACGAGGTTGTATGGTGAAAGCAGCGCCTGAAGTTGTGATACCGCAGATAATTGGCCAGTCGGAATCGCTGGAGAGAGCGTCTTGGCAGATGGCAGGGATTTTCTCTTGAAAAGCTGCAGGGAGCATCTGTTTGGATGCTTTAGGTGAAATGACGCCGATGATGGCTGTATCGATAGGGATCGGAATAGGTCTGGAAAGCAGGTACCACATGCCTCCAAAAAAGAGGGCGAGTCCGAGCAGGATACCGAGTGCCGAGAGATTCCAGAAATTCCAACGACGGCCATGGCCTTCTGCCATGATGATATTGCTTTCGCGATTCAGGATGATTTCTACGGACATGCAGTTGCGGAAAGGGTATCGGAAAACGGGCGGATATGGAAACCCCGCCGGTTTGGCGGGGTTTTTCTGCGGATGTTTTATTTACGAGGGCCTTTGCCATCGCGCAGCGGTTTATTGTCTTTTTCCGACGGGACGTAGTCTGGATCGAGGCGTTTCATTGAGAGATTGATGCGGCCTTGGCCATCGATTTCATACACGACGACTTTGACCGTGTCTCCGATGTTTACGACGTCTTCCACTTTTTCCGTGCGGCCTTGGGCGAGCTCGGAGATGTGTACGAGGCCATCGACTTTGGGGAGGATGTTTACGAATGCGCCAAATGGCATGATGCGGACAACCTCTCCTTCAAAAGTTTCACCAACGGCGACTTCACGTGTCAGTTCTTTGATCCACTCGACGGCGCGGCGCATGGAATCGGCGTTGTTGGATGTGACCATGACAAGACCGTCGTCCTCAATATCGATTTCTACTTTGAGGGCATCGATAATGCCGTTGATCATTTTGCCGCCTGGGCCGATGACATCGCGGATTTTGTCCGGATTGATGCGGAAGGACTCGATACGCGGGGCGAATGGCGACATTTCCGAGCGGGGAGCGGCGATCGCCTTTTTCATCTCATCGAGAATTTGGATACGTGCGGTTTTGGCGCGTTCAAGGGTTTCTGTCACGACATTCCAGGGGAGGCCGGACGTTTTTGTGTCGAGCTGAATAGCGGTAATGCCATTACGGGTTCCGGCGATTTTGAAATCCATGCCGCCGTTTCCATCTTCCAAATCCTGAAGGTCGGTGATGACTTGGTAGCGTCCGGCTTTTTCATCGGAAGCCATACCCATAGCGATACCAGCGACAGGTTCTTTGATCGGAACGCCAGCGTCGAGAAGAGCGAGGGTGGAGCCACAGGTTGCGCCCATTGAAGAAGATCCGTTGGAGCCGAGAACTTCTGATACAACGCGGACGGTGTATGGGAAGTCTTCTTTTGCCGGGAGAACCGGCATGATGGCGCGCTCGGCGAGGGCACCGTGACCGATTTCACGACGGCCAGGGCCGCGGCTGCCCTTGGTTTCTCCGACGGCGTAGCTTGGGAAATTGTAGTGGTGGAAGTAGCGCTTGGTACCTTGGAATTCCATGGTGTCGAGCGTCTGCTCCATGCCCGGGGAGCCGAGCGTTACGCTCGAGAGCACCTGGGTAGAACCGCGTTCAAACAAGCCGGATCCATGCGTGCGCGGAATCAAGCCGACGATAGCTCCGAGTGAGCGGATTTCATCGAGCGCGCGGCCATCGGCGCGGCGCTTTTCATCCAGGATCATTTTGGTGACTTCGGAATCGACGAATTCTTCCAAAATAGACTCGGCCTTTTTACGATCGTCCTTGGAGATGCCGAGCGCGCTCAAGTTTTCTGCGAGCTCTTTCTTTAAGCGAGCAACACCGGCTTTGCGGTCGGCTTTGGTTGCGAGCGGTTCAGAAAAGAGAATGCCGCGCTTGGTCTCAAGGAAAGTCCAAGCGTTCTTTTGAATTTCAGCGATGGCTGCTTTTTTGGCAGCGTCTTCTTCATTTTTTGGCTTGGTTGGATCGAGCTTGGTTTTTCCGACTTCCTTGGCAACTCTGTTGATCAAATCGATGACGGGGCTCAATTGCTCGCTGGCGATTTTCATCGCTTCAAGCATTTCGGATTCTGTGAGTTGGCTTGCGGCAGCTTCAACCATGATTGTCTTGTCCGAGGTACCGGCAACGACCAAGTCGAGATCGCCAAGATTGGTTTCTGCGTAGCTTGGCTGGACGATGAATTTTCCTTCTACGCGTCCGATGCGGACCGCGGCGATCGGGCCATGCCATGGGATGTCGGAGATGGCGAGTGCGCAGGCGGCACCGATTAAACCTGGGACGTCGGCGTCATTGGTTCCGTCATGGGAAAAGACGGTCGTGACGATGGCGACTTCATTGTAGAGATGATCCGGAAAGAGGGGGCGGACAGCGCGGTCGATGAGGCGGCCGGAAAGAATGGCTTCGTCGGTAGCGCGGCCTTCACGCTTGATGAAGCGCGAGCCTTTGATGCGGCCGGCGGCGTACATGCGCTCCTCGTAGTCGACCATGAGCGGGAAGTGGCTCATGTCTTCTTTGGCTTCACCGAGAACGGCGGTACATAAGACGACCGTGTCGCCGTAGCGGACGGTACAAGAGCCATTGGCTTGTTTGGCGAGCTGGCCGACGCCGATCGTGAGGTGCGCCCGGCCCAATCGATGGAGAATTCTTTGGCTGGTTTGATGGCCATAAATGAAAGAGGGTTTGGGTAGTTAGTGCGGCTGCGCGATCATGGAATTGATGAATCCCTTCAATGTGGGGATCGACAATTTCACGATACAAACGCGAGACTCTCTGTATCATAAAGTCTCGCGTTTGCCTAGTATTTTCAGGGTTTTAGTGCGTGATGCGGATTCTGGACGAGGCATTGTCTTCTGGAGGCGATTCACGGCGGGCGCCTTTGCGTCGCGATGGTTTTTCCGTCTCTTCTTTCTCTGCTTTTCGGCGGCCGCGATATCCGATGAGGAATCGATCCGGTTCCGAGGAAAGATCCATGAAAGCGTCGGCGACTTCACGCAGACGGGCATTGGTGGATTCGGCAAAAGCGGCGACCTCGCAGATGACGCCATGCGCTTTTAAATATTCGACGAGGGGCACAAAGTCGCCGTCGCCTGTCGCAAGAACAATGACATCGACTTTGCTGGCGATGGAGATGGCGTCGACAGCCATGCCGACGTCCCAGTCGGCTTTTTTAGCGCCGCTTGAAAATTCTTGGACATCTTTGATTTTGAGCTCGATGCCGCTGGATAGGAGGGCTTCAAAGAAAGCGGATTCATCACCACCCTTGGATTTGGCGACATAGGCGATGGCGCGGCTCATCATGCGCGAGCCGACAACGGCTTCTACAAGTGCAGAAAAAGAAACTTTGGAGTTAAAAACATGTTTGGCGCTGTGATACATGTTTTGCGTGTCGATAAAAACAGCGACACGCTGGTCTGGGCGTTGGATCATCATAAGGGCAGTGGTCAGTTTTCAGTGGTCAGTTGTTAGTGACCAGCAAAACCAAGAAAGGGAAGTAAAAAAGAGAAACGTCAGAAAAAGGCTGGGACTGACGTGTTAAATTAGCTGTAACACCAGTATATCAAAATATTGAGGCTCTGTAAAATTTGGCTTGGATAAAACAAAACGCCCCTTTCGGGGCGTTTATGTTAGACTTTGAGCTTGGCCATCAAATCGTCGTAGGCTTTGGCGTCCTCGCGCTTGAGGTATTTCATCAGGCGGCGGCGCTCGCCAACTTTCTTGATCAAACCACGGCGGGACGAGTTGTCCTTCTTGTGGCTCTTCAAGTGCTCCGTGAGCTCTTTGACCTCCTCGGTCAAAATGGCGATCTGGACTTGCGGGGAGCCGGTGTCGGTCGCATGGGTCTTAAATTTTTCAATAATCCGCTTCTTCTTGTCTGGGTTCAACATAGCTTGTCGGCGTCTTTCGGCCCCAAGCGATCCTTGCGAATCAACTTCGGGCCGGAAGGGCCGGGTTCACGTTTCCGTTAGCAAAGCCAACGGGACGCAGTAAGTTAGTGGTGAAAGGCTAGCAAACGAAGTAAAAAAAGTCAATAAAACGGCTCTTCTATTGACAAAATGTCATTTTTTAGGTATATTTCTTCGTTAGTTGTTCCTTATAACTTGGCCTTAATTTGTTGGAAGTGGTCCTAGGTAGCTGGTTGATGAGCGCGGATGGTCCGCGAGCGCAACGAGTATTTCTGACGGAACACGGTTCACGGCGCCAATGCTGTGACGGGAGGGTGTCACTATGGCACAGAAGAAGTTGGCGAGTCGCTCCGTGCGTAAGGAGGTGTCTGCAAAGGTGGAGGAGCCGAAAATTGTCGGCACGACCTTCACGGTCTTGGTTACTTACGCCAAGCTCCCCGGGATCGAAGCGCTGCACGAGAAGTTCCCGGGCAGGGAGGTCCCGCTCCTCTACGACGGTCGCACGTGGACCCGTCACGCGTCCTGCGCCACGATCGATGAAACCCCTGGCGAGCGCGAGTTCATCGTAGCGGATATCCCCGCTGAGTTCCGCAAGCAGCGGGTCTGCTCGATCGAGAATACGCTTGCCGAGTACTTGGATCGCCTCGGCTACCGGTACGCGATCGAGACGGAAGCCGTCGAGTTCGCCGACGCTCAGTCCGACGTCCTGCGCGAGAATTGGATCTTCGCTCTTGGCTCGTCGGCGTCCTATCGCGTCGACCGGCAGGTGGCTGAGCTGGACGCGCTTCCTGGCGGCAGCGTTCTGGGGGGCTATTATGTCGTCAACTTTGTGTACAGCGCTCGCTTGCTCCTCGTCCGCAAGTCCGCCTAAGGCTCACAGGTAAGATTTAACTCTCATTCGGCCCCTGATGTTACTGTCAGGGGTCGTTTGAATTTATTGAGAGAAAACAGTAAGGTTTAGTCCTATATATATGTCTAAACGTCCCGTTCACGAGATTGAAAAGAAATGGCAGGAGCGCTGGGAACAAGACGGCGTTTATCGAGCTGATGATACGGGTAAGGCCGAGAAGTTTTACGGGCTTATCGAGTTTCCGTACCCGTCCGGTGAGGGATTGCATGTAGGTCATCCGCGCTCCTATACGGCTATTGATGCAGTAACCAGAAAACAGCGAATGTTGGGCAAAAATGTTCTTTAT
Encoded here:
- a CDS encoding TraR/DksA C4-type zinc finger protein gives rise to the protein MNAATLEEIKTQLMEAKTRLEQDLKEMGFHPDSKNPKTPDFPESGGNSDDDNASEVTTLADEISLGEKLEDELNDTIKALKAIEAGKYGICKYCGKPIDEKRLIARPTSSSCIECKKTLTQEI
- a CDS encoding NYN domain-containing protein; translated protein: MMIQRPDQRVAVFIDTQNMYHSAKHVFNSKVSFSALVEAVVGSRMMSRAIAYVAKSKGGDESAFFEALLSSGIELKIKDVQEFSSGAKKADWDVGMAVDAISIASKVDVIVLATGDGDFVPLVEYLKAHGVICEVAAFAESTNARLREVADAFMDLSSEPDRFLIGYRGRRKAEKEETEKPSRRKGARRESPPEDNASSRIRITH
- the rpsO gene encoding 30S ribosomal protein S15 codes for the protein MLNPDKKKRIIEKFKTHATDTGSPQVQIAILTEEVKELTEHLKSHKKDNSSRRGLIKKVGERRRLMKYLKREDAKAYDDLMAKLKV
- the pnp gene encoding polyribonucleotide nucleotidyltransferase; this translates as MLHRLGRAHLTIGVGQLAKQANGSCTVRYGDTVVLCTAVLGEAKEDMSHFPLMVDYEERMYAAGRIKGSRFIKREGRATDEAILSGRLIDRAVRPLFPDHLYNEVAIVTTVFSHDGTNDADVPGLIGAACALAISDIPWHGPIAAVRIGRVEGKFIVQPSYAETNLGDLDLVVAGTSDKTIMVEAAASQLTESEMLEAMKIASEQLSPVIDLINRVAKEVGKTKLDPTKPKNEEDAAKKAAIAEIQKNAWTFLETKRGILFSEPLATKADRKAGVARLKKELAENLSALGISKDDRKKAESILEEFVDSEVTKMILDEKRRADGRALDEIRSLGAIVGLIPRTHGSGLFERGSTQVLSSVTLGSPGMEQTLDTMEFQGTKRYFHHYNFPSYAVGETKGSRGPGRREIGHGALAERAIMPVLPAKEDFPYTVRVVSEVLGSNGSSSMGATCGSTLALLDAGVPIKEPVAGIAMGMASDEKAGRYQVITDLQDLEDGNGGMDFKIAGTRNGITAIQLDTKTSGLPWNVVTETLERAKTARIQILDEMKKAIAAPRSEMSPFAPRIESFRINPDKIRDVIGPGGKMINGIIDALKVEIDIEDDGLVMVTSNNADSMRRAVEWIKELTREVAVGETFEGEVVRIMPFGAFVNILPKVDGLVHISELAQGRTEKVEDVVNIGDTVKVVVYEIDGQGRINLSMKRLDPDYVPSEKDNKPLRDGKGPRK